Below is a genomic region from Flammeovirgaceae bacterium SG7u.111.
GGGCGAGGGAAATTGGCTATACCTCCATCAATTTTGACCTTATTTTTGGACTTCCTAAGCAGAATAAGAATACCATTATCGATACCATCCAGAAAACAAATATTCTGAAGCCTGAACGAATCGCTTTTTATAGTTATGCCCACGTGCCTTGGGTGAAATCGGTGGGCCAGCGCTTGTTTACAGAAGAGGACCTGCCCAAAGGCGATGAAAAACGAGAGCTGTATGAGTTGGGGAAAAAGATGTTTTTGGATAATGGTTATGTGGAAATAGGCATGGATCATTTTACCCTCAAAGAAGACGAGCTTTTTGCAGCAGCAGAAGAAAAAACATTGCACCGAAATTTTATGGGCTACACACCTAGCCATACTAGCTTGCTACTAGGTTTAGGAGTTTCTTCCATTTCCGATACTTGGACGGCTTTTGGGCAGAACGTGAAAGTAGTAGAGCAGTACCAGAAAATTGTAAATTCGGGAGAGCTTCCTATTTTCAAAGGGCATTTGCTCAACGATGAAGACTTGTTTCTTAGAAAGCAGATTTTGAATATTATGTGTCATTTCGAAACGGAATGGGATGTAGCTAGCGAATATGCAGCCTACATGGAAGAAGTGAGATCGAGGTTGAGGGAAATGGAAGCCGATGGCTTGCTCAAAAGTTCTCTTGGTAGAATAGAAGTTACCGAACTCGGGATTCCTTTTATAAGAAATATATGTATGTCTTTGGATGCGAGGCTTTGGCGCTCTAAGCCAACCACACAGCTTTTCAGCGCAACGGTTTAATATTGGGATGAGAAATAAATCTTATGAATAACGAAGGCCTCGCTATATGGCGAGGCCTTTGTTTATTTTTCTACTACTATACCGGAGGTGGTACTCCTCCTGGTTTCACCGGGCTTAGGCTACTATTCAGTATGCTGTTAGCCCTCGTCTTTATTCGTTCATCAGCACCAGCATTGTCCCTAATGGACTGGACTACTAAGCGTTCATCTATCATTTGCAGCTGCTGAGGAGATTGCATCCTTTGCATGCCGGCCACTCTTTCTATAGCCGCCACAAATATTTTAGACATATTATTGATCCACTGGTTCACGGTAAGGTCTACCATCATGCCGTTGCCCATAGGCGAGCGGATAATAGAAGCCAAAGGAACATTTCTAAGTTGGATAGGCCCTGCGTTTATGTCCGTTTTCACACTCAAAGCAGGTCTTACATAACCGATGACAGCACGTTCGAGTTGTGCCATTTGGAAAGCTGGGTTGTATCCTGCTCTCAGGAAAGCGCCGTAAAGCTGCTTGTCATTTTTTAAGGCTATTTCCGCATCAAGTCCTTCAGTTTCTACTTTGCCAGTTACTTTGTACAAGTCAAAAACTTTCAAGTTCCCATCGTGGATTTCATTATTTCGCATAATTACATCCACATCGATACCTATTTTTTGGAAATACTCGGCAAAGAGCTGAGGTTGTCGGGCTTTCATGGTAGCTATTACCGCCCCTAACGACCCATTACTACCTCCGCCTTTTCCCGCAAACTGGATGAATCCCCAAGAGAAATTGGCTTTATCGTAGGTATTGATCGCATCGCAATTCCCCTCATGTTTTGACACATACTGGAGGGCAAGAGCCATACTTTCATCTAGCCCTAAGCTTTTGTAGGCATCTATCGATAGGCTAATGGGAGCTTCTCCGCTATAGCCCACACCGTTGTAATATTCATTGTAACTACTTCTCACAAAGTTATTGAACTCTGCCACAATCATTTGCCCACGGGATGTTGGATGGGGAAAGGAGAGTTTGTAGTCAGTGTACTCTCGCAACATTTTGTAAGTGATATCATCTGGGGCTACCAATCCTCTGGTGAATTTATTGGTGCCCATCATTTTCACGTGTTTATCTTTCTTCGTCCAATAGTCTACCCGTTTCTTTTGTTGGAAAAGCTCAATAGCTTTTACCGTTCTAGGAATATGAGCGTAGCTTATCGGAGCATTGCCTATTCTCGCTTGGAGTTGGCTGGGCGCTTCTCCATGGGCTTGGGTAAGCATTTTTAATTGTACCAGTCGTTGCTGTACTTTTTCTAGGTCGGCAGGGTTGTTCGAATTAATTCTTCCTACGGGGCCTACTATGCCATTACCAAATAGTTGGATACCATTATATGCCTGCAACTGGTAGATAGCCCGAGCTTTTTTGATAGCCTCCGCTTTGCCGCTTAAACTTGAAGGAAAGCTGATAGGGGCTTGGGTTACCACGTTAGGAGAGCCAGTTGGTCCACTTGTGGTGGTGGTAGTTGGCTGCGGCACAGGTTGAGAAGTTGGCAAGATCAATTTTTGTCCCACATACAGTGCGGGAGTTGCCAAGTTATTAATCCTCATGATTTCTTGAGGAACAGTAGAAAATTGATTAGCGATTTTGGAAAGCGTATCGCCAGCCTGAACCGAGTAAGACCGTACTTCTGGAGTAACTTTAGGAGGTTCGGTTTGGGGCTCCCCTACTTTCAGTATTTGCCCAATGTAAATAGTTGCATTGGGTGCAAGCCCATTTTGGGCAAGTATTTTTTGAGGAGTAGTATGGAATCGCTGGGCAATAGCATACAGCGAATCCCCTCTTTGCACAGTATAAACTGCTCCAGTTACTACCGGTGTTGGTTGAGTATGTGGAGATGTCGGTACTGTTTGGGGTTGTGGGCGCGGCTCGGTAACCACCAACTTTTGCCCTACATAAATAGAAGCATTCTGTGGTAGTTGATTGAGGTTGATTATGAGTGCCGGCGTAGTTCCATATTTTTTTGAAATAGCATAAAGCGATTCACCTGCTTGCACGGTATGATACTGAGCAGACCCAGATGAACTTCCAGAAGGAGGGGCAGTGCTTCCACCCCGTGTCGCCACTGAGCCAGATGCCACGCTTGGTGTTCCGGCATCTACCACTAACTGTTGGCCAATGCTTATGGGCTGGCTTGGGGTGAGGTTATTATTGCTAACTATTTTCTCAGGAGACGTATTGAATTTTTTTGAAATAGAGTATAAAGAATCTCCTGGCTTTACAGAATAATACCTGAAAGGTCTGCTTGAGCCACCTTGGGTAGAGGCTGTGCTTGTTTGTTTTTTCTCTTCAGACACAATCAGTTCTTGACCAACGTAGATGGTGTCATATGGATTCATTTTATTGAGTTCGAGAATTCTAGAAGTACTTATGTTGTATTTTCTCGAAATCTGATAAAGGGTATCTCCGGGTTGTACCTTGTGGATCATGTTATTTTGTTGTTTGATAACAGGTCTAGGAATGGGAGTTTTTTTAAGACCTGTGTATAGAACAAATTCTGGTATGCTCTATCTATTTATGTTGATAGAGTTATCTTAAATAAATCTAGTCTTCTTTTTTTTCATCATCAGGATCTACAGAATAATACCTAAACGGCCTACTTGATTGAGTAGATGCGCTTGCCTGATTGGCAGATAAACCGGAAGCATTGTTTATCTGCAAGTTCTGTCCAACTGTAATTGCCTCTGCAGAAGCCAAGTTATTCAGGGTGATTAAGTGCTCCACGGTCACATCATAGTTCTGGGCTATTTGAGCGAGTGTTTCGCCTTCCGTTACTGTATGTGTCATTAGTGTTTACTTATTAGGTGAAAAATAAAATTTAATTTTACCATATGTAAGTAAAGCAAAATATATAAACAAGTCAATGAATTGTAAGAATATTTTTTATAGGAAAAGTTAATCTTTTAAGAGTTCATGGGGTATTGTTACGGCATCTATAAATTCTTCAAACTTTGTTTT
It encodes:
- the hemN gene encoding oxygen-independent coproporphyrinogen III oxidase, which produces MNSELIQKYNVPGPRYTSYPTVPYWDAEAPTIEQWSEKVKATFDATNGGEGISIYIHLPFCERLCTYCACNKRITVNHGVEKPYIEAVLKEWQMYLAIFKETPRISEIHFGGGTPTFFSPENLKFLMDGIKATSEYVEGAAFSFEGHPGNTTKEHLQTLFEAGFTRLSLGIQDFDQAVQQIINRIQAYEEVEQVTKWAREIGYTSINFDLIFGLPKQNKNTIIDTIQKTNILKPERIAFYSYAHVPWVKSVGQRLFTEEDLPKGDEKRELYELGKKMFLDNGYVEIGMDHFTLKEDELFAAAEEKTLHRNFMGYTPSHTSLLLGLGVSSISDTWTAFGQNVKVVEQYQKIVNSGELPIFKGHLLNDEDLFLRKQILNIMCHFETEWDVASEYAAYMEEVRSRLREMEADGLLKSSLGRIEVTELGIPFIRNICMSLDARLWRSKPTTQLFSATV
- a CDS encoding LysM domain-containing protein encodes the protein MTHTVTEGETLAQIAQNYDVTVEHLITLNNLASAEAITVGQNLQINNASGLSANQASASTQSSRPFRYYSVDPDDEKKED
- a CDS encoding LysM peptidoglycan-binding domain-containing protein, which codes for MIHKVQPGDTLYQISRKYNISTSRILELNKMNPYDTIYVGQELIVSEEKKQTSTASTQGGSSRPFRYYSVKPGDSLYSISKKFNTSPEKIVSNNNLTPSQPISIGQQLVVDAGTPSVASGSVATRGGSTAPPSGSSSGSAQYHTVQAGESLYAISKKYGTTPALIINLNQLPQNASIYVGQKLVVTEPRPQPQTVPTSPHTQPTPVVTGAVYTVQRGDSLYAIAQRFHTTPQKILAQNGLAPNATIYIGQILKVGEPQTEPPKVTPEVRSYSVQAGDTLSKIANQFSTVPQEIMRINNLATPALYVGQKLILPTSQPVPQPTTTTTSGPTGSPNVVTQAPISFPSSLSGKAEAIKKARAIYQLQAYNGIQLFGNGIVGPVGRINSNNPADLEKVQQRLVQLKMLTQAHGEAPSQLQARIGNAPISYAHIPRTVKAIELFQQKKRVDYWTKKDKHVKMMGTNKFTRGLVAPDDITYKMLREYTDYKLSFPHPTSRGQMIVAEFNNFVRSSYNEYYNGVGYSGEAPISLSIDAYKSLGLDESMALALQYVSKHEGNCDAINTYDKANFSWGFIQFAGKGGGSNGSLGAVIATMKARQPQLFAEYFQKIGIDVDVIMRNNEIHDGNLKVFDLYKVTGKVETEGLDAEIALKNDKQLYGAFLRAGYNPAFQMAQLERAVIGYVRPALSVKTDINAGPIQLRNVPLASIIRSPMGNGMMVDLTVNQWINNMSKIFVAAIERVAGMQRMQSPQQLQMIDERLVVQSIRDNAGADERIKTRANSILNSSLSPVKPGGVPPPV